A genomic region of Glycine max cultivar Williams 82 chromosome 15, Glycine_max_v4.0, whole genome shotgun sequence contains the following coding sequences:
- the LOC102659696 gene encoding PLASMODESMATA CALLOSE-BINDING PROTEIN 1 has protein sequence MGVRSWRHVLFSLCLVFNSGLCKATTLREEEHQEISYEFGTKLDAVPVVNPTTPGTTNPYPTLNPTTPQAPGSTGQTPSTPPTTPYMTPINPYTNPTTPKTSPTNPYTNPTTPTMTPPSPTTTPTTPTTPTTASSGGQWCVASQSAAENTLKVALDYACGYGADCSAIQPGASCYNPNTLKDHASYAFNDYYQKNPAPTSCAFGGTATLTNKDPSNGNCRYTSSKTPSMTPPTPTYVSPPNPPSTMTPTTPTTMTPSAPSTMTPTTPGIMTPTAPGMTTIPGGASVYGTGPAGSPNTATFASHSEVLLLTLFGLWASLRVENYI, from the exons ATGGGAGTTAGAAGTTGGCGCCATGTGTTGTTCTCCTTGTGTCTTGTCTTCAATTCAG GCCTATGTAAAGCCACAACACTAAGAGAAGAAGAACACCAAGAAATCTCATATGAATTTGGTACCAAGTTGGATGCAGTTCCTGTAGTAAACCCTACAACTCCAGGCACAACAAATCCATACCCTACACTAAACCCAACAACTCCTCAAGCACCTGGCTCAACAGGACAAACCCCATCAACCCCACCCACAACCCCATACATGACCCCTATAAACCCTTACACAAACCCCACAACCCCGAAAACAAGCCCTACAAACCCATACACTAACCCTACAACTCCAACTATGACTCCACCTAGCCCAACTACTACTCCCACAACCCCAACCACTCCTACTACTGCATCATCAGGTGGTCAATGGTGTGTTGCAAGCCAATCAGCTGCAGAGAACACTCTGAAGGTGGCTCTTGACTATGCTTGTGGCTATGGTGCAGATTGTTCTGCAATTCAACCAGGAGCAAGCTGTTACAACCCAAATACTCTGAAAGACCATGCTTCTTATGCATTCAATGACTACTACCAGAAGAATCCTGCTCCTACAAGCTGCGCATTTGGAGGAACTGCCACACTTACAAACAAGGATCCTA GTAATGGGAACTGCCGCTATACATCCTCCAAAACACCAAG CATGACTCCACCAACACCAACTTATGTAAGCCCCCCAAATCCACCAAGCACCATGACCCCAACAACACCAACTACTATGACCCCATCTGCACCAAGTACTATGACACCAACTACACCAGGTATCATGACCCCAACTGCACCAGGCATGACAACAATTCCTGGTGGAGCCTCAGTCTATGGTACAGGACCAGCAGGAAGCCCCAACACAGCAACATTTGCTTCACATTCTGAAGTGCTTCTACTTACCTTATTTGGCTTGTGGGCTTCGCTTCGTGTAGAAAATTACATCTAG